In the genome of Hymenobacter taeanensis, one region contains:
- a CDS encoding alpha/beta hydrolase family protein, with protein MKTALHAFALFLLLFGLPFIALAGETPTPVLNGKWKGPLKVPGGTLELFITLVPLSNGTYYAALDAPQQRISRMPAEVELKGNDLTIRIEQAGSRFVGKVKDAGTQFTGTWTQPGLSVPLVLTRVVTAATPLATGGKMRLTPPYREEEVTFTNADAKIRLSGTLTIPAGPGPFPAVALLSDSGPQDRNAEQYDYHMFGILADHLTRRGIAVLRFDDRGVGKSQGNYLTATTADLMGDAQAAITFLRARNLINPEQIGLIGHGEGANVALLAAAQPGLGKPAFVVSLAGYGLTGRNVLVRQQLEILRLIGANPAQVKAALEFHERVIDIVRQTPNDNQARGKVAANLRLNNTDLDPQMARARAAQLTSPWSRYFLDFDPTQKLPDVTCPVLALNGTADLQVDPEHNLSILKKGLKNTKVKSDKLSGVNHWFQPETKDWPLVNGVQQPTFSPKALAEVREWIFDNTTRPAPLPITESRDAAPKIKKVTKKVDKAAQASR; from the coding sequence ATGAAGACAGCTTTACATGCGTTTGCCCTCTTTTTATTGCTTTTTGGGCTTCCGTTTATAGCTCTTGCTGGCGAAACTCCTACTCCCGTTCTTAACGGAAAATGGAAGGGGCCGCTAAAGGTGCCAGGTGGCACGCTTGAGCTATTTATTACTCTGGTGCCGCTCTCTAATGGTACCTACTACGCAGCCCTCGATGCCCCCCAGCAGCGCATTAGCCGGATGCCCGCCGAAGTAGAGCTCAAGGGCAACGACCTTACTATTCGCATTGAGCAGGCCGGCAGCCGTTTTGTGGGCAAGGTGAAAGATGCCGGCACCCAATTTACTGGTACCTGGACTCAGCCGGGCCTTTCGGTGCCGCTGGTGCTTACACGGGTGGTAACGGCCGCTACTCCGCTGGCTACGGGCGGCAAAATGCGCCTCACCCCTCCCTACCGCGAAGAAGAAGTTACGTTCACCAACGCCGATGCTAAAATCCGGCTCTCGGGTACTCTTACTATTCCGGCAGGCCCCGGCCCCTTCCCGGCCGTAGCCCTGCTCTCCGATTCCGGCCCTCAAGACCGCAATGCCGAGCAGTATGATTACCATATGTTTGGGATCTTGGCTGACCACCTCACTCGCCGTGGCATTGCCGTACTGCGCTTCGATGACCGTGGGGTAGGGAAGTCTCAAGGCAACTACCTTACCGCTACTACCGCTGACCTGATGGGTGATGCCCAGGCCGCCATAACGTTCCTGCGGGCCCGCAACCTTATCAACCCCGAGCAGATTGGTCTCATTGGGCATGGTGAAGGAGCCAACGTAGCCCTGTTGGCTGCCGCCCAGCCAGGGCTAGGCAAACCAGCTTTTGTAGTGTCGTTAGCGGGTTATGGCCTTACGGGGCGCAATGTGCTGGTGCGCCAGCAACTAGAAATTCTGCGGCTAATTGGGGCTAACCCCGCCCAGGTGAAAGCGGCCCTGGAGTTTCATGAGCGCGTAATTGATATTGTGCGTCAAACGCCCAACGACAACCAGGCCCGCGGCAAAGTGGCGGCCAACCTGCGCCTCAACAACACCGACCTCGACCCACAAATGGCGCGCGCCCGTGCTGCGCAGCTTACCTCGCCCTGGTCGCGCTACTTCCTCGACTTTGATCCTACCCAGAAGCTGCCCGACGTGACCTGCCCGGTGCTGGCCCTCAATGGCACCGCCGATCTGCAGGTAGACCCAGAACATAACCTGTCCATCCTAAAAAAAGGCCTTAAGAATACCAAGGTAAAGTCAGACAAGCTTTCTGGTGTAAACCATTGGTTCCAGCCCGAAACTAAAGACTGGCCCTTGGTGAACGGAGTACAGCAGCCTACTTTTTCTCCCAAGGCCCTGGCTGAAGTGCGTGAGTGGATCTTTGACAACACCACGCGCCCAGCCCCCCTACCCATTACGGAAAGTCGTGACGCGGCACCCAAAATCAAGAAAGTCACCAAAAAGGTGGATAAAGCCGCGCAAGCCAGTCGCTAA
- a CDS encoding SGNH/GDSL hydrolase family protein, with protein sequence MLRVSFRFYYAGLLISLWLLSLSGRAQTATSAPVNPVQWADELRAFARQDSLMPPPARPILFYGSSSIRKWETLRQDFAGRPVLNRGFGGSRFPDALYFFDKLVVAYHPRQVVLYEGDNDIGSGATPQEVFRSFLAFEKLMQQKLPKVPLVFLAIKPSPSRWALYPKVQEANRLIREYITAHPKRLRYVDTATPLLGPNGRPQPQFYVSDSLHMTPAGYVVWKRVVGKGLKR encoded by the coding sequence ATGCTTCGTGTCTCTTTTCGGTTTTACTACGCTGGGCTGCTTATAAGCCTGTGGTTACTCAGCTTATCAGGCCGGGCCCAAACTGCTACATCCGCGCCAGTAAACCCCGTGCAGTGGGCCGATGAGCTTCGTGCTTTTGCCCGGCAAGACAGTCTTATGCCTCCGCCCGCCAGGCCTATTCTGTTCTATGGGAGTTCCTCTATCAGGAAGTGGGAAACGCTCCGGCAGGATTTTGCAGGCCGCCCGGTACTGAACCGCGGCTTCGGCGGTTCCCGTTTCCCCGATGCTCTCTACTTCTTCGATAAGCTGGTGGTGGCCTACCACCCCCGGCAGGTAGTGCTTTATGAGGGCGACAACGACATTGGCTCCGGAGCTACGCCGCAGGAGGTGTTCCGGTCATTTCTGGCGTTTGAGAAACTGATGCAGCAGAAGCTGCCCAAGGTGCCGCTGGTGTTTCTGGCCATCAAGCCCAGCCCGTCTCGCTGGGCGCTCTATCCCAAAGTTCAGGAGGCCAACCGTCTTATTCGGGAATACATTACGGCTCACCCCAAGCGCCTGCGCTACGTAGACACGGCTACGCCCTTGCTAGGCCCCAATGGCAGGCCCCAACCGCAGTTCTACGTATCCGACAGCCTGCACATGACGCCTGCTGGCTATGTGGTGTGGAAGCGGGTAGTGGGAAAGGGACTGAAGAGGTAA
- a CDS encoding MFS transporter, producing the protein MSAPDSALRHDPYAALRIPDFRRLISARILLTVATRIQGLVVAWQIFKLTNDPLALGLIGLTEAIPSIAVSLYAGHVADSVRRKNIIVATVGALVLCAAALAFFASPTGLPLLAKGAWFTLPLYSVIFVSGIARGFLGPALFSFMPQLLPSREKLANAITWNSTTYQAAAVLGPAVGGYLIAHLDVGNSYLVATGLLAIALVQFIAIASRPLPELVGERLGLQDSVLSGLRFIWNNQLVLAALSLDLFAVLFGGAVALLPVFAVDILKVGAAGLGHLEAAPAVGSVLMAAFLTYFPLRHHAGRKLLWAVGGFGLATICFAVSTSFWLSLFLLFLTGVFDSVSVIVRSTLLHTFTPEHMKGRVSAVNNIFIGSSNEIGSFESGATAKLMGVVPSVIFGGVMTMVVVAITALKADKLRKLDMTPQPVKA; encoded by the coding sequence ATGTCTGCTCCTGATTCGGCTCTGCGCCACGACCCCTACGCCGCGCTGCGGATTCCTGATTTTCGCCGTCTTATATCTGCCCGTATTCTTCTCACCGTGGCCACTCGCATTCAGGGGTTGGTAGTGGCCTGGCAGATATTCAAGCTCACCAACGACCCCTTGGCTTTGGGCCTCATCGGCCTAACGGAAGCCATTCCTAGCATTGCCGTATCACTCTACGCCGGTCACGTAGCCGACTCCGTGCGTCGGAAGAACATCATTGTGGCAACGGTGGGGGCGCTGGTATTGTGTGCCGCGGCGCTGGCTTTCTTCGCCTCGCCGACTGGCTTGCCGCTGCTGGCCAAAGGAGCTTGGTTTACATTGCCCCTCTACAGCGTAATTTTTGTGAGCGGTATTGCCCGCGGGTTTCTGGGCCCGGCGCTGTTCTCCTTTATGCCACAGTTATTGCCCAGCCGGGAGAAACTGGCCAACGCCATCACCTGGAACAGCACCACCTATCAGGCGGCAGCCGTGCTGGGGCCCGCGGTGGGCGGTTACCTTATTGCCCACCTTGATGTAGGAAACTCTTACCTGGTAGCTACCGGGCTGCTAGCCATAGCACTGGTGCAGTTTATTGCTATTGCCTCTAGGCCACTGCCTGAGCTGGTTGGCGAGCGGCTTGGTCTGCAAGACAGCGTGCTTAGTGGCCTACGCTTTATCTGGAACAATCAGTTGGTGCTGGCCGCGCTTTCGCTGGATTTGTTTGCCGTGTTGTTTGGAGGAGCCGTGGCCCTGCTGCCCGTATTTGCCGTGGATATACTCAAGGTGGGCGCCGCTGGCCTAGGCCACCTCGAAGCAGCCCCGGCTGTGGGCTCAGTACTGATGGCGGCTTTCCTGACCTATTTCCCCCTGCGCCACCACGCGGGGCGTAAGCTGCTGTGGGCCGTGGGAGGGTTTGGGCTGGCTACCATCTGCTTTGCGGTATCCACCAGTTTCTGGCTGTCATTGTTCCTGCTCTTCCTAACGGGCGTCTTCGATTCCGTGTCAGTAATTGTTCGCTCCACACTGCTGCATACCTTCACCCCCGAGCATATGAAAGGCCGCGTATCGGCTGTAAACAATATTTTTATTGGCTCCTCTAACGAGATTGGGTCCTTTGAGTCAGGGGCAACGGCCAAGCTAATGGGGGTGGTGCCGTCGGTGATATTTGGGGGCGTGATGACGATGGTAGTTGTGGCCATTACCGCCCTAAAAGCCGATAAACTGCGCAAGCTTGATATGACTCCGCAGCCAGTGAAAGCCTAG
- a CDS encoding porin family protein — MKKALLALFCIGASAGAASAQVEIGLKVSPSITSLRTDSPAQYGFQRNGSKVGFGGGLIVDYFFGQNYAFSTGLQLTGKGGKFLFLDPDTGRRVEQKLGIQYLELPVTMKLFTNDIATDTKLYFQLGGTIGGAIAAKIDGDKRYTDPSTGKESKAFDHVIIPDAGVLLGFGTEYQVGQSTKVFAGVSYHRGLVNIEKYYDKQRNFSEVSLKNSEFALDLGIKF, encoded by the coding sequence ATGAAAAAAGCACTGCTCGCCCTCTTTTGCATCGGCGCTTCTGCCGGGGCTGCATCCGCGCAAGTTGAAATAGGGTTGAAGGTTTCGCCCTCCATTACCAGCCTCCGCACTGATTCTCCGGCCCAGTATGGCTTTCAGAGAAATGGCAGTAAAGTAGGCTTCGGAGGCGGCCTGATTGTAGACTATTTCTTTGGTCAGAACTACGCCTTCAGCACAGGCCTACAACTCACCGGTAAGGGTGGTAAGTTCTTGTTCCTCGACCCCGACACGGGCCGCCGGGTGGAGCAGAAACTAGGCATTCAGTACCTGGAGCTGCCGGTTACCATGAAGCTCTTTACCAACGACATTGCCACCGATACGAAGCTGTACTTTCAGCTGGGTGGCACAATAGGCGGTGCTATTGCGGCTAAAATCGACGGCGACAAGCGGTATACCGATCCTTCCACTGGTAAAGAAAGCAAAGCCTTCGACCACGTTATCATTCCCGACGCCGGGGTTTTGCTGGGCTTTGGTACCGAGTACCAGGTAGGCCAGAGCACCAAGGTATTTGCGGGGGTGAGCTACCACCGCGGCCTCGTAAATATTGAGAAGTACTACGACAAGCAACGTAACTTCTCAGAGGTCAGCCTGAAGAACAGCGAATTTGCCCTTGACCTGGGTATTAAGTTTTAG
- a CDS encoding DUF6799 domain-containing protein has product MHTFQLLTRLAFCSILLLVTAAFSEAVAQASPASIPTVDLKDGAYRRNGLVMRLQAGQATRLSAPMRFDNGLTLRPDGIMVSKDGTRQLLEEGRALNMQGQIVNLRDDMKTAAAIERHDQQVTGAKPTVIITPAPNTTVAPEVLAALQRTEERLATLQQLTVLLNERAASMSGTSPESQTLDSKIQELQSKLRP; this is encoded by the coding sequence ATGCATACTTTCCAACTCCTTACCCGACTGGCTTTCTGTAGCATTCTTTTGCTGGTCACTGCCGCCTTCTCTGAAGCTGTTGCCCAAGCCAGCCCGGCATCTATCCCCACGGTAGATCTGAAAGATGGGGCGTATCGTCGCAATGGCCTGGTTATGCGTCTACAAGCCGGGCAGGCAACTCGTCTTTCTGCCCCCATGCGCTTCGACAATGGCCTTACACTTCGCCCCGATGGCATTATGGTAAGCAAGGACGGCACCCGCCAGCTTCTCGAGGAAGGGCGGGCACTCAACATGCAGGGCCAGATTGTAAATCTGCGCGACGATATGAAAACCGCTGCCGCCATTGAACGCCACGACCAGCAGGTAACCGGCGCTAAACCTACAGTGATTATCACGCCCGCTCCTAACACCACCGTGGCCCCTGAGGTGCTAGCAGCCTTACAGCGCACCGAAGAGCGATTAGCCACTCTACAACAGTTAACTGTACTGCTGAATGAGCGCGCTGCGAGTATGAGCGGCACCAGCCCTGAAAGCCAGACGCTCGACAGCAAAATTCAGGAACTGCAGTCCAAACTTCGGCCTTAG
- a CDS encoding glycosyltransferase family 4 protein, giving the protein MHIAVFSQYHTNPDCPATSRHYSLLKHIARTHRITLITTRTWEAQRLTQQYPWLPDGVEMRAADVAYDNRMGVARRVLSFGKYAAYALKEGLKIDKPDVIWGISTPLTAAWAAAQVARWRRVPWVFEVQDLWPSFPIAMGAVPSKLAQERLFALERGLYESAQHTVTLSPDMTDYVRGLGLPESKVTTIWNGTDLDLAAQATAEATEALRTEYNLIGRRVVLYAGTFGRANDIPALIATAEQLAPRLPDVVWLFMGHGFDEPRLREAADRCPAIRVVPPQPRHEVFKWFRLAEVSVVSFLGLPVLDSNSPAKFYDSLAVGTPVIVTNSGWTRELVEMHRCGWYSPASDAPALATRIAAMMQHDEQRHAAGEAGKRVAHEAFNREQLAIQMQQILEKAAAQ; this is encoded by the coding sequence GTGCACATTGCCGTCTTCAGCCAGTATCACACCAACCCCGACTGCCCCGCTACCAGTCGGCATTACTCGCTGCTAAAGCATATTGCCCGCACCCACCGCATTACGCTGATTACCACGCGCACCTGGGAGGCGCAGCGCCTTACGCAGCAATATCCCTGGCTGCCCGATGGCGTAGAAATGCGGGCCGCAGATGTGGCCTACGACAACCGTATGGGCGTTGCGCGGCGTGTACTATCCTTTGGAAAGTACGCAGCGTATGCCCTGAAAGAAGGGCTCAAAATAGATAAGCCCGATGTAATCTGGGGTATCAGCACGCCCCTGACGGCGGCGTGGGCTGCGGCACAGGTGGCACGGTGGCGGCGGGTGCCGTGGGTGTTTGAGGTGCAGGACCTGTGGCCATCCTTCCCGATTGCTATGGGAGCAGTGCCGAGTAAGCTGGCTCAGGAGCGTTTGTTTGCTCTGGAGAGGGGCCTGTATGAGTCGGCGCAGCATACGGTAACGCTTTCCCCCGACATGACGGACTACGTGCGTGGCCTAGGCCTGCCGGAGTCTAAAGTCACTACTATCTGGAACGGTACTGACCTCGATTTGGCTGCCCAGGCTACTGCTGAGGCCACTGAGGCCTTGCGCACCGAGTATAACCTGATTGGTCGTCGGGTGGTACTCTACGCTGGCACTTTCGGGCGTGCCAACGACATTCCGGCACTCATTGCCACCGCAGAACAACTGGCACCGCGCCTACCCGATGTAGTATGGCTGTTTATGGGGCATGGGTTTGACGAGCCGCGTCTACGCGAGGCGGCAGATCGGTGTCCGGCCATTCGGGTAGTGCCGCCCCAACCCCGGCACGAGGTATTTAAGTGGTTCCGGCTGGCAGAGGTATCGGTCGTGTCCTTTCTAGGCCTGCCCGTGCTGGATAGCAACTCTCCGGCTAAGTTCTATGATAGCCTGGCGGTAGGTACGCCGGTTATCGTCACAAACAGTGGCTGGACGAGAGAACTGGTAGAAATGCACCGCTGCGGTTGGTACTCCCCGGCCAGTGATGCCCCGGCATTAGCTACCAGAATAGCAGCTATGATGCAGCATGATGAGCAGCGCCATGCTGCTGGCGAGGCCGGCAAGCGAGTGGCCCATGAGGCGTTTAACCGGGAACAGCTGGCAATTCAAATGCAGCAGATTTTAGAGAAGGCAGCGGCCCAATAG
- a CDS encoding RNA polymerase sigma factor, which produces METMQPSDSALISRYIAGQEEAFALLLERHKSRVFTTIMLIVRDEDVAEDLLQDTFIKAIHTMKSGRYNEEGKFSSWICRIAHNLAIDFFRREKRSPLLNLDTTSHAFNSLSLAEEGAEAILTREETHARLRELIQELPTAQKEVLIMRHYGDMSFQEIADATGVSINTALGRMRYALINLRKKMAAQPVFYDQNLTPRETAPVRIQRIAG; this is translated from the coding sequence ATGGAAACCATGCAGCCGAGCGACTCTGCTCTGATATCGCGTTACATTGCCGGGCAGGAAGAAGCCTTCGCTCTCCTGCTTGAGCGTCACAAATCCCGGGTATTTACCACTATCATGCTTATCGTGCGCGATGAGGATGTAGCTGAAGACCTCTTACAGGATACCTTCATTAAGGCTATCCACACTATGAAAAGCGGACGGTACAACGAGGAAGGAAAATTTTCTTCCTGGATCTGCCGTATTGCGCATAATTTGGCCATTGACTTCTTCCGGCGGGAAAAACGTAGTCCTTTGTTGAATCTGGACACAACAAGTCATGCCTTTAATTCGTTGTCGTTGGCAGAAGAGGGTGCCGAAGCTATCCTCACGCGGGAGGAAACTCACGCGCGGCTTCGGGAGCTGATTCAGGAGCTGCCCACGGCGCAGAAAGAAGTCCTGATCATGCGTCATTACGGCGACATGAGCTTTCAGGAAATAGCCGACGCGACGGGGGTGAGCATTAATACTGCGTTAGGGCGTATGCGCTACGCGCTCATCAATCTGCGGAAGAAGATGGCCGCACAACCCGTTTTCTATGATCAAAACCTTACCCCACGAGAAACTGCTCCGGTACGTATACAACGAATTGCCGGCTGA
- the gldB gene encoding gliding motility lipoprotein GldB — protein sequence MHIPARIRPWLAAVLSLTILALPNCTSKTEKCEINPEVAKIDVSLQIERLENPFFQIKTPADANAFIARNGLFARQFLQSSQYPAGVLSNTLARLATNPGLRKLGHQADSTFQDTGALAAELKPLFQHIRFYFPDFRVPPVKTFVSGLSQDLFVNDSLLVISTDFFVGPKAAYRPNVPGYILRRYTKPYVVPTVALAISSKYNQKQLTNQTMLGEMVQFGKSLYFAEKMLPCTPDSLLIGYTDKEMAGVVFNEGKIWAHFIEKNLLYNTAPFTIQKYVGERPNIPEIDKTCPGRVGAWIGWQIVRKYMAEHPNVTLKQLMAEQNSQRILTQSKYRPKPRRAER from the coding sequence ATGCACATTCCTGCCCGTATACGCCCCTGGCTGGCGGCCGTCCTGAGTTTAACGATACTGGCTTTGCCTAATTGCACCTCCAAAACGGAGAAGTGCGAAATAAACCCGGAGGTTGCGAAAATTGATGTGTCGCTACAGATTGAGCGGCTGGAAAACCCCTTTTTTCAGATTAAAACCCCCGCTGATGCCAACGCCTTCATTGCGCGAAATGGCCTTTTTGCCCGGCAGTTTCTGCAAAGCAGCCAGTACCCGGCCGGAGTGCTCAGCAACACGCTTGCTCGTTTGGCTACCAACCCAGGCCTGCGGAAGCTAGGCCACCAGGCCGATAGCACGTTTCAGGATACGGGCGCGTTAGCGGCAGAGCTGAAGCCACTGTTTCAGCACATCCGGTTCTACTTCCCAGATTTCCGGGTGCCACCCGTGAAAACATTCGTTAGCGGGCTCAGCCAGGATTTGTTTGTGAATGACAGTCTGCTGGTCATCAGCACCGATTTTTTTGTGGGCCCGAAGGCTGCCTATCGGCCTAATGTGCCCGGCTATATTCTGCGCCGCTACACCAAGCCTTACGTAGTGCCTACCGTAGCGCTGGCCATCAGCAGCAAATACAATCAGAAGCAGCTCACCAACCAGACCATGTTGGGCGAGATGGTGCAGTTTGGAAAGTCGCTGTATTTCGCCGAAAAGATGCTGCCCTGCACTCCTGATTCCCTGCTGATAGGCTACACCGATAAAGAAATGGCAGGAGTAGTGTTTAACGAGGGTAAAATCTGGGCGCACTTTATCGAGAAGAATCTGCTGTATAATACGGCTCCCTTTACTATCCAGAAATACGTGGGTGAGCGGCCCAACATTCCTGAGATTGATAAAACCTGCCCTGGTAGGGTAGGGGCGTGGATTGGCTGGCAAATTGTGCGTAAATACATGGCGGAGCACCCCAACGTGACGCTGAAGCAGCTGATGGCCGAGCAAAACTCTCAACGCATCCTTACGCAGTCGAAGTACCGGCCTAAGCCGCGCCGCGCCGAGCGCTAG
- the nth gene encoding endonuclease III produces the protein MRKPERFRHFLEYFTTHFPEPETELVYTNPYELIVAVVLSAQCTDKRVNQVMPALLEQFPTPAHLAAATPEEVFPFIRSVSYPNNKAKHLAGLGRLLVSDFNGEVPSTIEELQRLPGVGRKTANVVVSVIYNQPAMAVDTHVFRVSHRLGLVSRTATTPLAVEKELVRYIPEAVIPKAHHWLILHGRYICVARNPKCGICPLKSWCKYYAEVVVKSAPAPKKGLLKGIDPASLSPDSTT, from the coding sequence ATGCGTAAACCTGAGCGGTTCCGCCACTTCCTCGAGTACTTTACCACCCACTTTCCGGAACCGGAAACGGAGCTCGTTTACACTAACCCCTACGAGCTTATTGTGGCCGTGGTGCTCAGTGCCCAGTGCACTGATAAACGCGTGAACCAGGTAATGCCAGCTCTGCTGGAGCAGTTTCCTACGCCCGCACATTTAGCCGCCGCCACACCGGAAGAGGTATTTCCGTTCATCCGGAGTGTATCTTATCCCAACAACAAGGCCAAGCACCTTGCGGGGTTAGGGCGCTTGCTGGTGTCAGACTTCAACGGAGAGGTACCCAGCACTATTGAAGAGTTGCAGCGCTTGCCTGGCGTAGGCCGCAAAACGGCTAACGTGGTAGTATCGGTTATCTACAACCAGCCCGCCATGGCCGTGGATACGCACGTGTTCCGGGTGTCGCATCGGCTAGGCCTGGTATCGCGCACGGCCACTACGCCGCTGGCGGTAGAGAAGGAATTGGTACGGTACATTCCGGAAGCTGTAATTCCGAAGGCGCATCACTGGCTTATTTTGCACGGACGTTATATCTGCGTGGCTCGCAACCCGAAGTGCGGTATCTGCCCCCTGAAAAGCTGGTGCAAGTACTACGCTGAAGTGGTTGTGAAATCAGCCCCGGCGCCTAAAAAAGGCCTATTAAAGGGCATTGATCCAGCCTCACTCTCACCTGATAGCACAACATAG